TCAGGGTTTTCATCCCGGCATTGCAGTTTCTCACAAAACCATCCATAATTGAAGATATCATTAAAAGGGAGCGTATAACAATGTCACAAGAACTTGAAATTGAATTTAAGAATCTCCTGACAGAAGATGAATATCAGCGACTGCTGAATACATACGGGCATACATCTCCTGTTAAGCAGGTCAACCATTATTTCGATACTCCTCTTTTTCATTTAAAACAAGCTGGAGCCGCACTGAGAATCAGGGAAAAAGACAAAAGAGCAGTGCTGACCTTAAAACAGCCGGTTGAAGAAGGAGTACTTGAAACCCACCAGGTCATTACCTCACTTGATTCAGAAGATATGATGAATGGCGGGGGACTGAAGAGCGGCGAAATATCAGACCTGCTTGAGCTTCTTAATATCCCTGTAAGTGATATTATTCATTTCGGAAGCCTCACCACTGAACGGATTGAAACTGAATACGAAGGTGGTCTGCTCGTGCTTGACCACAGCTTTTATTTAAATAAAGAAGATTTTGAAGTTGAATATGAAGTCAGTGACAGGCAGGACGGGGAAAAGAAATTCATGTCATTACTATCTTCCTATGAAATTCCTGTCCGTGAAACCGATAGTAAAATAAAGAGGTTTTATAAGGAAAAAGTTCGCCTTATTCAATCAGGACGATAATCCACAACGACGACAGGAAC
The nucleotide sequence above comes from Jeotgalibacillus aurantiacus. Encoded proteins:
- a CDS encoding CYTH domain-containing protein — encoded protein: MSQELEIEFKNLLTEDEYQRLLNTYGHTSPVKQVNHYFDTPLFHLKQAGAALRIREKDKRAVLTLKQPVEEGVLETHQVITSLDSEDMMNGGGLKSGEISDLLELLNIPVSDIIHFGSLTTERIETEYEGGLLVLDHSFYLNKEDFEVEYEVSDRQDGEKKFMSLLSSYEIPVRETDSKIKRFYKEKVRLIQSGR